One genomic segment of Candidatus Berkiella aquae includes these proteins:
- the dnaA gene encoding chromosomal replication initiator protein DnaA gives VSQSLWQQCLQRLKEEIAQSAFNQWISPLQAEESGTGLTLWAPNQYVLDGVTQDYLARIGQMLTELNRGQQLRVMIGIGERMVEPVVEETTPASTQRQPTSAPKVSHQCNLNTNFVFDNFVVGKSNQLAEAAAKQVAENPGGAYNPLFLYGGVGLGKTHLMHAIGNAITANRKGANVIYLHSERFVADMVKALQSNAINEFKRFYRSVDALLIDDIQFFAGKERSQEEFFHTFNALLEGQQQIILTSDRYPKEINGIEERLQSRFGSGLTVAIEPPELETRVAILMSKAEHSGMVLPHEVAFFIAKRIRSNVRELEGALKRIVANAQFTGSAITLEFVQEALKDVLALQDKLVSIDNILRTVAEYYKIKVADLLSKRRNRSVARPRQVAMSLCKELTNHSLPEIGDAFGGRDHTTVLHACRTIKKMRETDADIGEDFSNLMRILST, from the coding sequence GTGAGTCAATCACTTTGGCAGCAATGTTTGCAGCGATTAAAAGAAGAAATTGCACAATCTGCATTCAATCAATGGATCAGCCCCCTGCAGGCAGAAGAATCAGGCACAGGGTTGACCTTGTGGGCGCCTAACCAATACGTCTTAGATGGCGTTACTCAGGATTATCTTGCCCGGATAGGCCAGATGTTGACAGAGCTCAATAGAGGCCAACAGCTGCGCGTTATGATAGGTATCGGTGAGCGTATGGTCGAACCTGTGGTTGAAGAGACAACACCAGCCAGCACGCAGCGACAGCCAACCAGTGCTCCCAAAGTCTCGCATCAATGTAACTTAAACACGAATTTTGTCTTTGATAACTTCGTTGTTGGAAAATCTAACCAACTAGCTGAGGCTGCAGCAAAGCAAGTCGCTGAAAATCCAGGTGGTGCTTATAATCCCTTATTCTTATATGGCGGAGTAGGGTTAGGCAAAACACACCTAATGCATGCCATTGGTAATGCGATCACTGCCAATCGCAAAGGCGCTAATGTTATTTATCTACATTCTGAGCGTTTTGTGGCAGATATGGTTAAAGCCTTACAAAGTAATGCGATTAATGAATTTAAGCGTTTTTATCGTTCTGTTGATGCATTATTAATTGACGATATTCAATTTTTTGCGGGCAAAGAGCGATCACAAGAAGAATTCTTCCATACCTTTAATGCGCTCTTAGAAGGGCAACAACAAATTATTTTAACATCGGATAGATATCCTAAAGAAATCAACGGGATTGAAGAACGCTTACAATCTCGTTTTGGCTCTGGCTTAACCGTTGCGATTGAACCACCCGAACTTGAGACACGCGTTGCCATTTTAATGAGCAAAGCAGAGCATAGTGGTATGGTGTTGCCACATGAAGTCGCCTTTTTTATTGCTAAACGAATTCGCTCCAACGTGCGTGAATTAGAGGGCGCTTTAAAACGTATTGTGGCGAATGCCCAATTTACAGGTAGTGCGATAACCTTAGAGTTTGTACAAGAAGCACTAAAAGATGTATTAGCGCTGCAAGATAAATTAGTTTCCATTGATAATATCTTACGAACCGTCGCAGAATATTACAAAATCAAAGTGGCGGATTTACTTTCTAAACGAAGAAATCGTTCCGTTGCAAGACCTCGTCAAGTTGCAATGTCGCTTTGTAAAGAATTAACAAATCACAGTTTGCCTGAAATTGGCGATGCTTTTGGTGGTCGAGATCATACAACGGTTTTACATGCATGTCGTACAATTAAGAAAATGCGTGAAACAGATGCTGATATTGGCGAAGATTTTTCTAATTTGATGCGTATTTTATCAACTTAA
- the dnaN gene encoding DNA polymerase III subunit beta: MQFTISREALLKPLLRVAGAVEKRQTLPILANILVSVKNQLLSLTGTDLEIEMIARIPLTQGSMGGTTTIPGKKLIDICKALPDSAQISFELTDNKVAVRANRSRFVLACMPGENFPRVEEMPGDIELSVGQAVIRQLLDLSSFAMAHQDVRYYLNGVYLIFSNDEIRAVATDGHRLATMALPIKAPHLSENLAVIVPRKAILEMQRLFQEGEEEIGLVIGKNHLRAVMMHSSFITKLIEGKFPDYRRVMPTNPTGYQVVVAREPLRQALLRVSALFSDKFRGVGLQFSSQLLRIVAVTADKDEVEDEVEIPYDGPSMEIGVNASYIIEFLSIIKTEQVKVTFSDPSQVVLFETQEQGVDRVGLQYVVMPMRL, from the coding sequence ATGCAATTTACTATCTCGCGAGAAGCGTTGTTAAAGCCATTATTACGCGTAGCAGGGGCTGTCGAAAAGCGACAAACTCTGCCTATTTTAGCGAATATTCTGGTTTCTGTAAAAAACCAGTTGTTATCGTTAACGGGCACTGATCTAGAAATTGAGATGATTGCTCGTATTCCATTGACGCAAGGATCAATGGGGGGCACAACAACGATCCCTGGAAAAAAATTGATAGATATTTGTAAAGCATTACCCGATTCTGCGCAGATTTCTTTTGAATTGACCGACAATAAAGTCGCTGTTCGCGCGAATCGTAGTCGCTTTGTTTTAGCCTGCATGCCAGGTGAAAATTTTCCCCGAGTAGAAGAGATGCCGGGGGATATAGAGCTATCCGTAGGGCAAGCAGTTATTCGTCAGTTACTTGACTTGTCAAGCTTCGCAATGGCACACCAAGACGTGCGTTATTATTTAAATGGTGTTTATTTAATTTTTTCCAACGATGAAATACGCGCGGTTGCAACCGATGGCCACCGCTTGGCAACCATGGCATTACCGATAAAAGCCCCGCATTTATCAGAAAATTTGGCGGTTATTGTTCCACGAAAAGCAATTTTGGAAATGCAGCGGTTATTCCAAGAGGGTGAAGAAGAAATTGGCTTGGTAATTGGGAAAAACCATTTACGCGCAGTCATGATGCATTCGAGTTTTATTACGAAGCTGATAGAAGGAAAATTCCCAGATTATCGTCGAGTGATGCCAACCAATCCAACAGGATATCAAGTGGTTGTTGCCCGCGAACCGTTAAGACAAGCATTATTGCGCGTTTCCGCGCTATTTTCTGATAAATTTCGTGGTGTGGGGCTACAATTCTCATCGCAGCTACTGAGAATCGTAGCTGTGACTGCAGATAAAGACGAAGTAGAAGATGAAGTCGAAATTCCTTATGACGGCCCCAGCATGGAAATTGGCGTTAATGCGAGCTATATCATCGAATTCCTCAGTATTATTAAAACAGAGCAAGTGAAAGTAACCTTTTCAGATCCTAGCCAAGTGGTATTATTTGAAA